A genomic region of Methanothermobacter thermautotrophicus str. Delta H contains the following coding sequences:
- the sufC gene encoding Fe-S cluster assembly ATPase SufC — protein sequence MLLEITDLAVEVSGKQVLKDIDLYIDRGETHVLLGPNGSGKSTLFMTILGFPKYRVTNGQIIFKGEDITDLSTTERVRMGIGVSFQNPPAIRGVKLMDLLKVESGLETEDELTPELRGLAAKMKFDESFLERDVNLGFSGGEVKRSEILQLLAQKPDFIMFDEPDSGVDIENVELLAEEINVLLDKDKKPGLRKKAGLLITHLGYILNFVSADTAHVLMDGRIACSGNPQEIIEDIRKDGFKGCVECCGIH from the coding sequence CTGCTTCTTGAAATAACCGACCTTGCGGTTGAGGTTAGCGGAAAACAGGTCCTCAAGGACATAGACCTCTACATCGATAGGGGAGAGACACATGTCCTTCTCGGACCCAACGGTTCAGGTAAGAGCACCCTCTTCATGACGATTCTGGGTTTTCCAAAGTACAGGGTTACAAATGGTCAGATAATCTTCAAGGGTGAGGATATAACCGATCTGAGCACAACAGAGCGTGTGAGGATGGGTATAGGTGTCAGCTTCCAGAACCCCCCAGCAATAAGGGGTGTGAAGCTCATGGACCTCCTCAAGGTTGAATCTGGTCTGGAAACAGAGGACGAACTGACACCCGAGCTGCGGGGACTTGCAGCCAAGATGAAGTTCGATGAGAGCTTCCTTGAGAGGGATGTGAACCTTGGATTCTCAGGTGGTGAGGTTAAGAGATCCGAGATCCTCCAGTTACTGGCCCAGAAACCTGACTTCATAATGTTCGATGAACCGGATTCCGGTGTTGACATTGAGAATGTGGAGCTCCTGGCGGAGGAGATCAACGTGCTCCTTGACAAGGACAAGAAACCTGGTCTGAGGAAGAAGGCAGGGCTCCTAATAACCCACCTGGGATACATACTGAACTTTGTAAGCGCCGATACCGCCCATGTGCTCATGGATGGCAGGATAGCATGTTCAGGGAATCCACAGGAGATAATTGAGGATATAAGGAAGGATGGATTCAAGGGGTGTGTTGAATGCTGCGGGATACACTGA
- a CDS encoding SufB/SufD family protein has product MLRDTLKKAEKAREKKALYGEDIDLEKFIKEEAGEHEEVTRAKEVPKEVQETLLRVGVDPEERERAGTFIQVDQSGICTTCASESIEIMGMNVALDKYSWLKDYMWKAVAVDTDKYTATTALREAEGEMGGYFIRSKPGAREVFPLQACMFIGDERVMQTAHNIVIAEENSELHIITGCATGEDVSSALHVGVSEFYLKKGARITFTMVHNWAEQVEVRPRTGIMVGDDATYINNYILTSPVKSIQSYPTAYCTGENSRVVFQSILGGQKDSVLDMGSRVILEGRGSSAEMVSRAVSKDSSQIYSRGHLAGRVPEVKGHLECHGLVLSDDSMIYAVPELEGSATELEMSHEAAVGKIAEEEVMYLTSRGLTEEEAASMIVRGFLSMDITGLPPELAAETKRMLDMSLKGM; this is encoded by the coding sequence ATGCTGCGGGATACACTGAAGAAGGCTGAGAAGGCCAGGGAAAAGAAGGCCCTCTACGGTGAGGACATCGACCTTGAAAAATTCATAAAGGAGGAAGCCGGTGAACACGAGGAGGTGACGAGGGCCAAGGAGGTCCCCAAGGAGGTCCAGGAGACACTCCTGAGGGTCGGTGTTGACCCTGAGGAGAGGGAAAGGGCAGGTACCTTCATACAGGTTGATCAGTCAGGCATCTGCACAACCTGCGCCTCCGAGTCAATAGAAATCATGGGAATGAATGTCGCCCTCGATAAGTACAGCTGGCTGAAGGATTACATGTGGAAGGCAGTTGCCGTTGACACCGACAAGTACACCGCCACCACAGCCCTCAGGGAGGCTGAGGGTGAAATGGGTGGTTACTTCATAAGGTCAAAGCCGGGTGCACGTGAGGTGTTCCCCCTACAGGCCTGTATGTTCATAGGTGATGAGAGGGTTATGCAGACAGCCCATAACATCGTAATAGCTGAGGAGAACTCTGAACTTCACATAATCACAGGCTGTGCAACAGGAGAGGATGTGAGCTCAGCCCTCCATGTGGGTGTATCCGAGTTCTACCTCAAGAAGGGTGCCAGGATAACCTTCACCATGGTCCACAACTGGGCAGAGCAGGTTGAGGTGCGCCCCAGGACCGGTATAATGGTTGGTGATGACGCCACCTACATAAACAACTACATACTGACAAGCCCCGTGAAGAGCATCCAGTCCTATCCAACAGCCTACTGTACCGGTGAGAACTCAAGGGTCGTCTTCCAGTCCATCCTTGGTGGTCAGAAGGACTCTGTGCTTGACATGGGCTCAAGGGTCATACTTGAGGGCAGGGGATCCAGTGCCGAGATGGTCTCACGTGCTGTCTCCAAGGACTCATCACAGATATATTCAAGGGGTCACCTTGCGGGGCGGGTCCCTGAGGTTAAGGGTCACCTTGAATGCCACGGTCTTGTGCTCTCAGATGACTCAATGATATACGCTGTCCCTGAACTTGAGGGTAGCGCCACTGAACTCGAGATGTCCCATGAGGCCGCTGTCGGTAAGATAGCCGAGGAGGAGGTCATGTACCTCACCTCAAGGGGTCTTACCGAGGAGGAGGCAGCATCCATGATTGTGAGGGGCTTCCTGAGTATGGATATAACCGGCCTTCCACCCGAACTTGCGGCTGAAACCAAGAGAATGCTGGATATGAGCCTCAAGGGCATGTAA
- a CDS encoding Nif3-like dinuclear metal center hexameric protein, which yields MITIRIDSLIELMDRVAPPELALPGDRIGYHGPEIEVEAVLVLMDYLEDVAVDGYDLLVLHHPPEVEPPIPYLTVHSNWDVADGGACDALADALGLDVESFLDPDTGVDRICRADLSLEELLERTGVLNPETLRVVNPREYVDRVAVVSGFGLSDKSLIMRAWSEGVSAYLSGDLTHGPAILGRNMDLTLIDAGHHATEMPGLHRLREVIEDFGVMAELLDTGTPWSEYRAAYI from the coding sequence GTGATAACAATTAGAATAGACTCCCTTATCGAATTGATGGATAGGGTTGCCCCCCCTGAACTTGCCCTCCCGGGTGACCGGATAGGATACCATGGCCCTGAAATCGAGGTTGAAGCTGTCCTCGTCCTCATGGATTACCTTGAGGATGTCGCTGTGGATGGCTACGACCTCCTGGTCCTCCACCACCCCCCTGAGGTTGAACCCCCCATCCCCTACCTCACAGTCCACTCCAACTGGGACGTTGCCGATGGAGGTGCCTGTGACGCCCTGGCAGATGCCCTGGGACTGGATGTTGAATCATTCCTTGACCCTGATACAGGTGTCGACCGCATATGTAGGGCTGATCTATCCCTTGAAGAGCTCCTCGAAAGAACAGGGGTTCTTAATCCTGAGACCCTGCGGGTTGTTAATCCCCGTGAATACGTGGACAGGGTCGCTGTGGTTTCTGGCTTTGGACTCTCAGATAAATCACTCATAATGAGGGCCTGGAGTGAGGGTGTATCGGCGTACCTTTCAGGTGACCTCACCCATGGACCCGCCATCCTCGGGAGGAACATGGACCTGACACTCATAGATGCAGGTCACCATGCGACCGAGATGCCCGGTCTCCACAGACTCCGTGAGGTCATTGAGGATTTCGGGGTCATGGCGGAACTCCTGGATACTGGCACCCCCTGGAGTGAGTACAGGGCCGCCTACATTTAG
- a CDS encoding FeGP cofactor biosynthesis protein HcgF family protein, with product MIRVATAECFTHGFVAREIHAYSMGYPGGYSWSVDSDVVLVAGLFIPTLSGIRSILKFEPPEPSATLNDIKVYTEEEDERVALMMARSVRELTSADLGIGTTAGIGRGGIAVVSENREEVINSDVEADLRFSGAEEILMRQRSGIRCALELLESFLE from the coding sequence ATGATAAGGGTTGCGACTGCTGAGTGCTTCACCCATGGATTCGTTGCAAGGGAGATACACGCCTACTCCATGGGCTACCCTGGAGGCTACAGCTGGAGTGTGGACTCAGATGTGGTGCTGGTGGCAGGTCTCTTCATACCAACCCTCTCAGGTATAAGGAGCATCCTCAAATTTGAACCCCCTGAACCCTCAGCCACCCTGAATGACATCAAGGTCTACACTGAAGAGGAGGATGAGAGGGTGGCCCTCATGATGGCAAGATCCGTGAGGGAGCTCACCTCAGCAGATCTGGGTATAGGTACGACCGCAGGTATCGGAAGGGGCGGCATTGCAGTTGTCTCAGAAAACAGGGAGGAGGTCATAAACTCCGATGTTGAAGCGGACCTCAGGTTCTCAGGGGCTGAAGAGATCCTCATGAGACAGAGATCCGGTATACGGTGCGCACTTGAACTCCTTGAATCCTTCCTAGAATAG
- a CDS encoding SAM-dependent methyltransferase HcgC family protein, producing MKPPETGITETVKTFFSSLTVGDIVRRISHLKSSAVTGWLDDARFEPENALIIGSYFTGAAISGALDCRVTVADINPQTRFLLRGDVDFREGIHGLNGDWDLIVDTTGIGGVTPEELSGFTAGAFIVEDPTSDGSDETIMGYNSTAERLEAVEADLKASLRTLGLGAKTSGTMTLTVEVLRRSMADALECRGVLYATATLRFFERILFRERDPQGFLRALESPALTVSSLGDISCDEILEGNLGMIRSEVTEEDGDNN from the coding sequence ATGAAACCCCCTGAAACAGGCATAACAGAAACCGTGAAGACCTTCTTCTCATCCCTCACAGTTGGTGACATAGTAAGACGGATATCCCATCTCAAATCCTCTGCAGTCACTGGGTGGCTCGATGATGCCAGATTTGAACCTGAAAATGCCCTGATTATAGGCTCATACTTCACAGGCGCCGCGATCTCAGGTGCCCTTGACTGCAGGGTTACAGTTGCAGATATAAACCCCCAGACACGTTTCCTCCTTAGGGGAGATGTGGACTTCCGGGAGGGTATTCATGGACTGAATGGTGACTGGGACCTCATAGTTGATACAACCGGCATTGGTGGTGTAACCCCTGAGGAGCTCTCAGGTTTCACTGCAGGGGCCTTCATCGTTGAGGACCCGACCTCTGATGGCAGTGATGAAACAATAATGGGCTACAACAGTACCGCTGAACGGCTTGAGGCGGTTGAAGCAGATCTGAAGGCGTCCCTCCGCACCCTTGGACTCGGTGCCAAGACCTCGGGCACAATGACCCTCACAGTCGAGGTTCTTCGAAGGTCAATGGCCGATGCCCTTGAATGTAGAGGAGTACTGTATGCAACCGCAACCCTTAGGTTCTTTGAGAGGATCCTCTTCAGAGAGAGGGACCCTCAGGGCTTCCTCAGGGCCCTTGAATCACCTGCCCTTACTGTATCGTCCCTGGGGGATATCAGCTGCGATGAGATACTTGAGGGGAACCTAGGAATGATAAGGTCGGAGGTTACAGAAGAGGACGGTGATAACAATTAG
- a CDS encoding DUF3236 domain-containing protein, producing MLEDLIGKAYLESAEDRRRGDRSEEVEAIRKYIRSARRTVVPNWNAEKVDAINDVLRSFNLREAEHLQFNTNWADLTRMPAVTKALMALDISGADLVIARGRLGVPGSGSLLVIMDSRGRLLSAAMSPPHVIHSMEVREAVRSEMTHALERIGFKR from the coding sequence ATGCTTGAGGACCTCATAGGTAAAGCCTACCTTGAATCTGCAGAGGACAGACGCCGCGGGGACAGATCTGAAGAGGTTGAGGCCATAAGGAAGTACATAAGGAGTGCCCGCAGGACCGTGGTCCCCAACTGGAATGCTGAGAAGGTTGATGCGATAAACGATGTCCTCAGAAGTTTCAATCTGCGGGAAGCCGAACACCTTCAGTTCAACACCAACTGGGCAGACCTCACCAGGATGCCAGCAGTCACAAAGGCCCTCATGGCGCTGGACATCTCAGGTGCGGACCTTGTAATTGCCAGGGGGAGGCTCGGCGTCCCTGGTTCAGGGTCCCTCCTCGTTATAATGGACTCCAGGGGACGCCTGCTATCTGCAGCCATGTCCCCCCCACATGTAATACACAGCATGGAAGTGAGAGAGGCTGTGAGGTCAGAGATGACCCATGCACTTGAGAGGATAGGGTTTAAAAGATAA